ATCTACACCTTGAATGCACTGCCCTTCCTGAAGTTTGCGGTTTATGGCGTGCCGGTTCCAAAGCCCGGTCAGATCATCCGTATCTGCCTGCGTACGCGCCCAGCGACAATCAGCTATTGCTCGCTTGCAATTCCTTATTGCCATGAATAGAAAGACAACCAAGCACAATACAAACACCCCAATCAGCAGGATTCCCCATACAGGCACATCACAAGTGCAACTCATCAAGCCAAGTACTGGCTTTTGCAAATCAGAACTGTCTGAAATCATCATGCACTCCTTACATCACCAGATGCCGCATCACGCAGCTAAACCAAACAAATGCCTTGATATGAGTTGAATACAAGGCAGTCGTTTCAGATTCTGGAGAGTATTAGGAGCTAAATATCAAGGGTAGAGAAAATCGGGGATGGTAAAGTATGGAGCAACCTCACCTAAGTGGGGTCAAAGCATGGGGTCAAAGTGCGGGGGCATAGACAAAATCTCAGAAAAATTTTATCAACAATATCAGGTTGTTTTTGACTCGATGGTGTCGCGGTGCCTATTCTCCCCTTCGGCACCATCTTGAACTCCAAGAGAGTTCAAAGAAGCCCGCTAAGCTAACAGCTTGGCGGGTTTTCTGCTTTTTAAGGCTCCAGCGAAGTCCAGCTACGTCTTTTGACATACCCCAGTATTGGGGGTAGTTCTGGGGGTACGAAGCCTAAAGAGGTGGTTGGAAGCCATTTCAATACCCCCAGAGCGCAAAGCTTTGCTGGCCGCCTGTTTCTCAACATTTCCCGTCTTCCACCTCTCCGCAGACCGCACCGATACCCCCACGGGGGAAGCGCATACCCCCAAATTGCAGGTTCGATACCCCCACCGTGAGGAATACCCCCACAAAGCGGAGGCGATACCCCCATGCCCCTTTCTGACATCAGCGTTCGCAATGCCAAGCCACAACAAAAACCCGCCAAGCTGTTCGATGGCGGCGGCCTCTTCCTCTTTATCGCCCCAACTGGCGGCAAGATGTGGCGGCTAAAATACCGCTTCCAAGGAAAAGAAAAGCTCTTGGCCTTGGGGGTGTACCCAGACGTGGGTTTAAAAGAGGCCCGCAAAAGGCGGGACGAAGCCAGAGAACAGCTTGCCATGGGCAATGACCCCGGCGAAGTAAAAAAAGAAATCAGGGCCACTGCACGAGCGGTAGAAAGAGAACGGCAAAACACGTTTGAAGTTGCCGCGCGCGAATGGTTCGCCTCATACTCTCCAGCGCTTACCCCAAAGCATGCGGCCAAACTTCAGCGCTACCTTGACACAATCCTATTCCCTTACCTGGGCAATAAATCCGTAACTGATTTAGAGCCGTCCGACTTTCTGGGGGTTATCCGCCCCACTGAAAACAAAGGGCATATCACCACCGCACACAAGCTCATGCAACTTTGTGGGCAGGTAATGAAGTATGCCCACCCAACAGGAAGAATCCGTTACAACCCGGCAGCAGGCTTAAGCGCAGCATTACAGCCGCTGCGCCACGAAAACCTTGCAGCGGTTACTGACCCTGGGGACATTGGCCGACTGCTGAGGGATTTGGATGCTTATGCGGGCTTCCCTTCTATAACTGCCTTTTTGCGAATACTGCCCTACGTCTTCACGCGACCATCTGAATTACGCCGCGCTGAATGGAGCGAGTTCAATTTTACTGAGGCTCTTTGGCGTATTCCTGCAAGCAGAATGAAAATGCGCCGACAGCACACTGTCCCCTTATCGCTCCAGGTCATAGGCAAGCTTGAAGAGTTGCAGGCGTTTTCTGGATCAGGGCAATATCTTTTCCCCAGCGTTCGGGCCAGGACGGCAATTATTTCAGACGCTGGCCCTTTGGCTGCACTTCGGCGCTTGGGGTATGAATCTGGCGAAATGTGCCTTCATGGCTTCAGGGCCATGGCCAGTACCCGGCTTAATGAGCTGGGCTACCGCGCGGACGTGATAGAAGCGCAGTTGGCCCACAAGGAGCCTGATGCAGTGCGCTTGGCATACAACCGGGCGGAGTACACTGAAGAACGTCGGAAGCTTATGCAGGAATGGGCGGATTACTTGGACAGCTTAAAGGCCAGCCGCGCAGGAATGTAGAATGAACACAGAATTATTCAACCGTGCATTGGGCCTAGTAGAACCGTGGACGGTATCCGGCTATGACATAGATGAGAGCGAAGAAAAAATAACATTCTTTGTTGAACCTGAAGAAAACTCTTTATTGACTTGCCCACATTGTGAAAACAGCTATGCGACGCGAACCGACTATAAATTTTTTGATTTTGATTACTTAAATTTTTTTAAATATAAATGCAGCATATCAGTAAAGGTGCCACTAATTCTATGCGCTGCTCATGGTGAAGA
The Desulfovibrio sp. genome window above contains:
- a CDS encoding integrase arm-type DNA-binding domain-containing protein; amino-acid sequence: MPLSDISVRNAKPQQKPAKLFDGGGLFLFIAPTGGKMWRLKYRFQGKEKLLALGVYPDVGLKEARKRRDEAREQLAMGNDPGEVKKEIRATARAVERERQNTFEVAAREWFASYSPALTPKHAAKLQRYLDTILFPYLGNKSVTDLEPSDFLGVIRPTENKGHITTAHKLMQLCGQVMKYAHPTGRIRYNPAAGLSAALQPLRHENLAAVTDPGDIGRLLRDLDAYAGFPSITAFLRILPYVFTRPSELRRAEWSEFNFTEALWRIPASRMKMRRQHTVPLSLQVIGKLEELQAFSGSGQYLFPSVRARTAIISDAGPLAALRRLGYESGEMCLHGFRAMASTRLNELGYRADVIEAQLAHKEPDAVRLAYNRAEYTEERRKLMQEWADYLDSLKASRAGM